One stretch of Apis cerana isolate GH-2021 linkage group LG8, AcerK_1.0, whole genome shotgun sequence DNA includes these proteins:
- the LOC108004157 gene encoding GPI transamidase component PIG-S isoform X1: MLFIRYLPRDLSSAYLVGSPTTEKYRVYASISFAVLLLGIGVPLWWHTTAVPRVPLPYSGIEQLSNLEINIKTKLIILALSRDRAELLVHDIKEAFKNASICQIEIIYRVISNTFAFTHHQLEKIASTFDVDVGQLLLFETTNLNNAVLVGSKRTIYFSTETTSSTLIQILSEWMLHEKSLALTRNALTEPTLYSLDEENRRRFPASSAYDILITVVNPDPEKLKIDWNLREMVEEYVEPFLDEVSILSNFSVKSQWLYLLPLDVTPKRVPDSSPLGRHFALSEDVLPQLITPLEKKLASQVSLRSTINFVIYVVPCDNAPLYIYTRSGHRSKINANVEAFLSPRWGGVILINPPMETCMTVKSDELVTIIPEQTIVVGTFLTQLKLLLGIPEPKFLNGVTIVPLPELKLHNWEVDALLRVRTIEQLTSAKLTLQSLARLLQEIGNIVITDIVGNRIKTALSLVEKSAQQLTQGDLATGFLLSKEAFITAEAAFSDPTLFALLYFPADQKYAVYTPLFLPTMVPVLLSLKSIYRYYFVRKNNP; the protein is encoded by the exons ATGCTTTTTATTCGTTACTTACCTCGTGATTTGTCCTCTGCCTACTTGGTTGGTTCTCCAACGACTG AAAAGTATAGAGTTTACGCGAGTATATCCTTTGCTGTACTATTATTGGGCATCGGAGTTCCTCTTTGGTGGCATACTACTGCAGTTCCGCGTGTACCGCTTCCTTATAGTGGAATTGAGCAACTTTCCAACTTAGAAATCAACATTAAAACAAAACTTATCATCCTAGCTCTTTCTCGAGATCGTGCTGAATTGTTGGTTCATGATATAAAAGAAGCTTTCAAAAATGCCA GTATCTGTCAAATAGAGATCATTTATCGTGTAATATCCAATACTTTCGCATTTACGCATCATCAACTAGAGAAGATAGCATCTACTTTTGATGTTGATGTAGGACAACTTTTACTCTTTGAAACAACTAACTTGAATAATGCAGTTCTTGTCGGTTCGAAaagaactatttatttttctaccgAAACCA CTTCTTCCACtttgatacaaatattatcgGAATGGATGTTGCACGAAAAGTCGTTGGCTTTAACAAGAAATGCACTCACTGAACCGACCCTTTATAGTTTAGATGAGGAGAATAGAAGAAGATTTCCGGCTAGTTCGGCATATGATATATTGATCACTGTCGTTAATCCTGATCCAGAGAAATTGAAGATTGATTGGAATCTTCGCGAGATGGTCGAAG aaTATGTCGAACCCTTTCTTGATGAGGTTTCAATTTTGAGTAATTTTTCGGTCAAATCGCAGTGGTTGTATTTGTTACCTTTGGATGTGACTCCGAAACGTGTACCTGATAGTAGTCCGTTAGGTAGACACTTTGCATTATCGGAAGATGTTTTGCCACAACTAATCACACCATTGGAAAAGAAACTAG ccTCGCAAGTTAGTCTTCGATCAACTATCAATTTCGTCATCTATGTTGTTCCTTGCGATAATGctccattatatatttatacacgttCTGGTcatcgatcaaaaattaacGCTAACGTTGAAGCATTTCTTTCTCCAAG GTGGGGTGgtgtaatattaatcaatccACCCATGGAAACTTGTATGACTGTGAAATCTGATGAATTAGTTACCATTATTCCTGAACAGACTATCGTTGTTGGAACATTTCTTACGCAATTGAAACTTCTCTTAGGTATTCCCGAGCCG aaatttttgaatggtGTTACCATTGTTCCTTTACCAGAATTGAAACTACATAATTGGGAAGTTGATGCATTGCTACGTGTACGCACGATTGAGCAATTAACATCAGCAAAATTGACTTTGCAATCACTTGCTAGACTTCTTCAAGAAATTGGTAACATTGTGATCACAGATATTGtaggaaatagaataaaaacagCCTTGAGTTTAGTGGAAAAATCAGCTCAACAATTAACACAGGGTGATCTAGCTACAGGTTTCTTATTGAGCAAAGAAGCATTCATTACCGCAGAAGCAGCATTTTCCGATCCAACACTTTTTGCTTTGTTGTATTTTCCTGCAGATCAAAA ATATGCTGTATATACACCTTTATTTTTGCCAACTATGGTACCAGTCTTGCTTTccttaaaaagtatttatcgttattattttgttcgaaaaaataatccatAG
- the LOC108004157 gene encoding GPI transamidase component PIG-S isoform X2 — MNEEIMDTIGYDTAIDEKYRVYASISFAVLLLGIGVPLWWHTTAVPRVPLPYSGIEQLSNLEINIKTKLIILALSRDRAELLVHDIKEAFKNASICQIEIIYRVISNTFAFTHHQLEKIASTFDVDVGQLLLFETTNLNNAVLVGSKRTIYFSTETTSSTLIQILSEWMLHEKSLALTRNALTEPTLYSLDEENRRRFPASSAYDILITVVNPDPEKLKIDWNLREMVEEYVEPFLDEVSILSNFSVKSQWLYLLPLDVTPKRVPDSSPLGRHFALSEDVLPQLITPLEKKLASQVSLRSTINFVIYVVPCDNAPLYIYTRSGHRSKINANVEAFLSPRWGGVILINPPMETCMTVKSDELVTIIPEQTIVVGTFLTQLKLLLGIPEPKFLNGVTIVPLPELKLHNWEVDALLRVRTIEQLTSAKLTLQSLARLLQEIGNIVITDIVGNRIKTALSLVEKSAQQLTQGDLATGFLLSKEAFITAEAAFSDPTLFALLYFPADQKYAVYTPLFLPTMVPVLLSLKSIYRYYFVRKNNP; from the exons AAAAGTATAGAGTTTACGCGAGTATATCCTTTGCTGTACTATTATTGGGCATCGGAGTTCCTCTTTGGTGGCATACTACTGCAGTTCCGCGTGTACCGCTTCCTTATAGTGGAATTGAGCAACTTTCCAACTTAGAAATCAACATTAAAACAAAACTTATCATCCTAGCTCTTTCTCGAGATCGTGCTGAATTGTTGGTTCATGATATAAAAGAAGCTTTCAAAAATGCCA GTATCTGTCAAATAGAGATCATTTATCGTGTAATATCCAATACTTTCGCATTTACGCATCATCAACTAGAGAAGATAGCATCTACTTTTGATGTTGATGTAGGACAACTTTTACTCTTTGAAACAACTAACTTGAATAATGCAGTTCTTGTCGGTTCGAAaagaactatttatttttctaccgAAACCA CTTCTTCCACtttgatacaaatattatcgGAATGGATGTTGCACGAAAAGTCGTTGGCTTTAACAAGAAATGCACTCACTGAACCGACCCTTTATAGTTTAGATGAGGAGAATAGAAGAAGATTTCCGGCTAGTTCGGCATATGATATATTGATCACTGTCGTTAATCCTGATCCAGAGAAATTGAAGATTGATTGGAATCTTCGCGAGATGGTCGAAG aaTATGTCGAACCCTTTCTTGATGAGGTTTCAATTTTGAGTAATTTTTCGGTCAAATCGCAGTGGTTGTATTTGTTACCTTTGGATGTGACTCCGAAACGTGTACCTGATAGTAGTCCGTTAGGTAGACACTTTGCATTATCGGAAGATGTTTTGCCACAACTAATCACACCATTGGAAAAGAAACTAG ccTCGCAAGTTAGTCTTCGATCAACTATCAATTTCGTCATCTATGTTGTTCCTTGCGATAATGctccattatatatttatacacgttCTGGTcatcgatcaaaaattaacGCTAACGTTGAAGCATTTCTTTCTCCAAG GTGGGGTGgtgtaatattaatcaatccACCCATGGAAACTTGTATGACTGTGAAATCTGATGAATTAGTTACCATTATTCCTGAACAGACTATCGTTGTTGGAACATTTCTTACGCAATTGAAACTTCTCTTAGGTATTCCCGAGCCG aaatttttgaatggtGTTACCATTGTTCCTTTACCAGAATTGAAACTACATAATTGGGAAGTTGATGCATTGCTACGTGTACGCACGATTGAGCAATTAACATCAGCAAAATTGACTTTGCAATCACTTGCTAGACTTCTTCAAGAAATTGGTAACATTGTGATCACAGATATTGtaggaaatagaataaaaacagCCTTGAGTTTAGTGGAAAAATCAGCTCAACAATTAACACAGGGTGATCTAGCTACAGGTTTCTTATTGAGCAAAGAAGCATTCATTACCGCAGAAGCAGCATTTTCCGATCCAACACTTTTTGCTTTGTTGTATTTTCCTGCAGATCAAAA ATATGCTGTATATACACCTTTATTTTTGCCAACTATGGTACCAGTCTTGCTTTccttaaaaagtatttatcgttattattttgttcgaaaaaataatccatAG